A stretch of DNA from Methylomicrobium lacus LW14:
AAGTAAAGTTCCCGGTGGGTAGGTATGCAAAATACAAGGCCTGCCCCCATTATGTTATTGTAATCTAATATAGGTGAGCCCCTCTCCGCCTAATCAGCATCTCTGAATTAACTTTAATTTTTTGTATATCATTATGAATGAGTCGGTTACTTGGCCTCTAGCTGTTAATATAATTAGACGTAAATCAACAAATAATACTTTTGGGCTTGTAAGAAAGCGCGCTGATGGCACGGCAAAACCGCATCAAGGCTGGGATTTTTCTGCTGAAATTGGGACCCCATTTTATGCAATTAGTAATGGCATCATCCGTTTCATACGTGATCGTGGCGATTACGGAGTACAGCTATGCCTTGAGTTTAATTATGAAAATGCCACCTATTTTGCATTTTATGCGCACTTGAGTAAGTGTTATTACGAGCTTGGAGAAAATCTGAGTATTGAGGTTGAGATAAATACACTATTAGGAAAGACCGGGGAATCCGGTAATGCTCAAGGAATGGCAAAAGACGACCAGCATTTACATTTTGAAATACGTACGGCACTTGTTCCTCGCTTAGGTTTACAAGATCGTATTAGCCCAATA
This window harbors:
- a CDS encoding M23 family metallopeptidase, encoding MNESVTWPLAVNIIRRKSTNNTFGLVRKRADGTAKPHQGWDFSAEIGTPFYAISNGIIRFIRDRGDYGVQLCLEFNYENATYFAFYAHLSKCYYELGENLSIEVEINTLLGKTGESGNAQGMAKDDQHLHFEIRTALVPRLGLQDRISPIKIFGKCPLNQPIPG